In Arachis hypogaea cultivar Tifrunner chromosome 17, arahy.Tifrunner.gnm2.J5K5, whole genome shotgun sequence, a single window of DNA contains:
- the LOC112763659 gene encoding uncharacterized protein — protein sequence MSLKETAPVICKNILVLMAFTLRNSPLLLFLLFVFVGLKGVELKNDTAPRQSNNATFVTNNSTQGKHNTSSENKVVKGSSWYYRGRGGGSGGGGGGGGGGGGGGGGGGGGGGGGGGWGEGGGGSYTWGWGGGGGGGGGGGGGSGWGWGGGGGGGGWWKWGCGGGRTRHGSNKLKRKGISENKKDYRIGEYAECMARTRCQGMRLECPLHCGGPCLYDCHHMCKPHCYRP from the coding sequence ATGAGCTTGAAGGAGACGGCACCCGTCATATGCAAAAACATTCTTGTTCTTATGGCGTTCACTTTGAGAAATTCTCCTCTGCTTCTCTTTCTGTTATTTGTATTTGTGGGTCTTAAAGGTGTCGAGCTAAAAAATGACACTGCTCCCAGGCAAAGCAATAATGCCACTTTCGTAACTAATAACTCTACTCAGGGAAAGCACAACACTAGTTCCGAGAACAAAGTTGTCAAAGGTAGTAGTTGGTATTATAGAGGAAGAGGGGGAGGCAGCGGAGGTGgaggcggtggtggtggtggtggaggaggaggaggaggaggaggtggaggtggaggtggaggtggaggtggttgGGGTGAAGGCGGTGGTGGGAGCTATACATGGGGATggggtggaggaggaggaggaggaggaggaggagggggtgGGAGTGGATGGGGatggggaggaggaggaggtggtggtggatgGTGGAAATGGGGTTGTGGAGGGGGACGAACAAGGCATGGTAGCAATAAGCTGAAGAGGAAGGGCATATCTGAAAATAAGAAAGATTATAGGATTGGAGAGTATGCAGAATGCATGGCAAGAACACGATGCCAGGGGATGAGATTGGAGTGCCCTCTTCATTGCGGAGGA